Within Pseudomonadota bacterium, the genomic segment CCTTGAAATTGCTAATACACAGGTGGATGGGCTTTTAAGAAATTGTGTTGAAACAATGTTAAATGTATTAAACAATATTATTGTTAAAGTTGAAGCAGGAATAGATTTTCCTGATGATTTGGAATCATTAAGTTTTGATACAGATATTAAAAATATCGAAAAAAATGTAATAAATAAATTAAACGAGTTGATATCAGGATATGATGAAGGACATGTTTTAAGAGAGGGTTTGAAGCTGGTGATCGCTGGAAGGCCTAACGTTGGCAAATCTAGTCTAATGAACAGGCTTCTAAAAAAAGACCGTGCAATTGTTACTTCTATACCTGGAACAACAAGAGATATAATTGAAGAAACCATTATGATTTCCGGATTTACAGCTATAATTTCTGATACAGCCGGCTTGCATAATACTAAAGATCCTATTGAATCAATAGGGATACAAAAAGCTAAAGAACAGATAAAAAATGCTGATATTATATTGTTTGTTATAGATGCAAAAAATCCTTTTACAGAAGAAGACAAAAAATTGTTTGAAATTATTAACAAGAAGCAACTTGTTGTTGTTTTTAATAAAATTGATTTATTACAAGAAGGTATCTTGGTAGAAATAAATGAGGAGTTAAAATCATTTCCTTGTGTAAGGGTATCTTCATTATTCAATACAGGTGTTGAATTTTTAAAAGAAACTGTTAAAGAAACTGCTATTAAGAATATAGATTGTAGTCATTCAGCCATAATTCCTAATTTAAGACAAAAAACGGCTCTTGAAAAATGTTTGGTTAGCATAATCTCTGTATGCGAAGGAATGAAAACAGGAGAAGCGTATGAAATATTATCAATAGATCTTAAAGGCGCGATTGAATCATTAAACCTGGTAATTGGTAATAGTATAAAAATGGATATTCTTAACCAGATATTCAGCCGATTTTGTATAGGCAAATAATGTTTCACATGAAACATATTCACAATATAATTATTATGTGACTAAACCGGTTTTGGTAGTATCAATATAAAACAGCGAGCTATAATCTTTGGTCCCAAACATAAAATATGTAGAAAATGCGATTTATAAGCATCAATTGCTTCCTGTTATGAAAATAAAATAAATTTTAGGAGTGAAGCGTGAGTTTAGAATTTACAAAGTTTTTTAAAAAATATGAAACAATAGTTACTTTAGCAAATGAGCTGTTTGATAAAGTGAGCGAAAGCCATCCTGAATGCGTAAAATGCAAAATAAATTGTTCTGATTGTTGTTATGCTCTCTTTGATTTATCATTGGTGGAAGCATTATATATAAATCATAAAATAAAAGAAAATCTTGATAGTGGGAAGCGAGAACAACTTATAGGCATAGCAAACACAGCAGACAGAGAGGTTTTTAAATTAAAAAAGAAAGCTTACGATAGTTTTAAATCAGGAACAAGTGAAGATGAAATTTTAAAAGATTTAGCAACTAAAAAAATTAGATGCCCACTTTTAAATGAAAATGACAAG encodes:
- the mnmE gene encoding tRNA uridine-5-carboxymethylaminomethyl(34) synthesis GTPase MnmE; translation: MNNDTIAAISTPAGSGGIGIIKISGENAKYIASLIFKKSGRNKNYILNESHKLYHGHIIDPDSQKALDEVLLSIMLAPHSYTGEDVVEINVHSGIFLLKTILNIVINKGARLAEPGEFTKRAFINGRIDLTHAEAIIDIINAKNKKALEIANTQVDGLLRNCVETMLNVLNNIIVKVEAGIDFPDDLESLSFDTDIKNIEKNVINKLNELISGYDEGHVLREGLKLVIAGRPNVGKSSLMNRLLKKDRAIVTSIPGTTRDIIEETIMISGFTAIISDTAGLHNTKDPIESIGIQKAKEQIKNADIILFVIDAKNPFTEEDKKLFEIINKKQLVVVFNKIDLLQEGILVEINEELKSFPCVRVSSLFNTGVEFLKETVKETAIKNIDCSHSAIIPNLRQKTALEKCLVSIISVCEGMKTGEAYEILSIDLKGAIESLNLVIGNSIKMDILNQIFSRFCIGK
- a CDS encoding YkgJ family cysteine cluster protein; this encodes MSLEFTKFFKKYETIVTLANELFDKVSESHPECVKCKINCSDCCYALFDLSLVEALYINHKIKENLDSGKREQLIGIANTADREVFKLKKKAYDSFKSGTSEDEILKDLATKKIRCPLLNENDKCDLYEFRPITCRLYGIPFSIGGIGHTCGKSGFKEGAKYPTVNMEAIHNKLFEISDELAKHINTRYVKLSELLMPVSMAILTEFDKEFLGVPDKNNSLKKEE